In a single window of the Oscarella lobularis chromosome 2, ooOscLobu1.1, whole genome shotgun sequence genome:
- the LOC136183451 gene encoding cytochrome c oxidase assembly protein COX11, mitochondrial-like isoform X2: MRPLYAQACLLSAGRSSLRILRRELSAGESGWKKRNRTTLTYMSAIGIAVLGASYAAVPLYRLFCQASGYGGTVAETRDSTKIETMVPVAERQLTIRFNADRNAGMRWAFKPHQSEVKVVPGETALAFYSATNPTDEPVTGISTYNVIPFDAGQYFNKIQCFCFEEQRLNPHEQVDMPVFFYIDPDFVSDPAMARVDTITLSYTFFEAKDGESFPTMSSQ, from the exons ATGAGGCCGCTGTATGCGCAAGCGTGCCTTCTTTCCGCTGGCCGAAGCTCTCTTCGTATCCTTCGTCGAGAGCTGTCGGCTGGAGAATCGGGATggaaaaagcgaaatcgCACTACGCTAACCTACATGTCAGCTATTGGAATCGCCGTACTCGGAGCGTCCTACGCCGCAGTGCCACTGTACCGGCTCTTCTGTCAG GCTTCCGGATATGGAGGAACAGTCGCAGAAACACGTGATTCGACAAAAATTGAAACCATGGTACCGGTGGCCGAACGCCAGTTGACCATTAG ATTCAACGCTGATCGAAATGCTGGGATGCGATGGGCCTTTAAACCACATCAGTCAGAAGTGAAA GTGGTTCCTGGAGAAACTGCCCTCGCTTTCTACTCAGCCACGAATCCCACCGATGAGCCTGTCACTGGCATATCAACATATAACGTGATCCCTTTTGACGCGGGTCAGTACTTTAATAAAATTCAG TGTTTCTGTTTTGAGGAGCAGAGGCTGAATCCCCACGAACAG GTCGACATGCCCGTCTTTTTCTACATTGATCCGGATTTCGTGAGCGATCCCGCAATGGCCAGAGTGGATACGATCACTCTCTCGTACACGTTCTTTGAAGCCAAAGACGGCGAGTCCTTTCCCACGATGTCGTCGCAGTAA
- the LOC136183451 gene encoding cytochrome c oxidase assembly protein COX11, mitochondrial-like isoform X1, with product MRPLYAQACLLSAGRSSLRILRRELSAGESGWKKRNRTTLTYMSAIGIAVLGASYAAVPLYRLFCQVRYHFKSKLMIHPSWRQASGYGGTVAETRDSTKIETMVPVAERQLTIRFNADRNAGMRWAFKPHQSEVKVVPGETALAFYSATNPTDEPVTGISTYNVIPFDAGQYFNKIQCFCFEEQRLNPHEQVDMPVFFYIDPDFVSDPAMARVDTITLSYTFFEAKDGESFPTMSSQ from the exons ATGAGGCCGCTGTATGCGCAAGCGTGCCTTCTTTCCGCTGGCCGAAGCTCTCTTCGTATCCTTCGTCGAGAGCTGTCGGCTGGAGAATCGGGATggaaaaagcgaaatcgCACTACGCTAACCTACATGTCAGCTATTGGAATCGCCGTACTCGGAGCGTCCTACGCCGCAGTGCCACTGTACCGGCTCTTCTGTCAGGTGAGATATCACTTCAAGTCGAAACTTATGATCCATCCATCATGGAGACAGGCTTCCGGATATGGAGGAACAGTCGCAGAAACACGTGATTCGACAAAAATTGAAACCATGGTACCGGTGGCCGAACGCCAGTTGACCATTAG ATTCAACGCTGATCGAAATGCTGGGATGCGATGGGCCTTTAAACCACATCAGTCAGAAGTGAAA GTGGTTCCTGGAGAAACTGCCCTCGCTTTCTACTCAGCCACGAATCCCACCGATGAGCCTGTCACTGGCATATCAACATATAACGTGATCCCTTTTGACGCGGGTCAGTACTTTAATAAAATTCAG TGTTTCTGTTTTGAGGAGCAGAGGCTGAATCCCCACGAACAG GTCGACATGCCCGTCTTTTTCTACATTGATCCGGATTTCGTGAGCGATCCCGCAATGGCCAGAGTGGATACGATCACTCTCTCGTACACGTTCTTTGAAGCCAAAGACGGCGAGTCCTTTCCCACGATGTCGTCGCAGTAA